One segment of Haemophilus influenzae DNA contains the following:
- the dnaN gene encoding DNA polymerase III subunit beta, with translation MQFSISRENLLKPLQQVCGVLSNRPNIPVLNNVLLQIEDNRLTITGTDLEVELSSQTQLSSSSENGTFTIPAKKFLDICRTLSDDSEITVTFEQDRALVQSGRSRFTLTTQPAEEYPNLTDWQSEVDFQLPQNTLRRLIEATQFSMANQDARYFLNGMKFETEGNLLRTVATDGHRLAVCTISLEQELQNHSVILPRKGVLELVRLLETNDEPARLQIGTNNLRVHLKNTVFTSKLIDGRFPDYRRVLPRNATKIVEGNWEMLKQAFVRASILSNERARSVRLSLKENQLKITASNTEHEEAEEIVDVNYNGEELEVGFNVTYILDVLNALKCNQVRMRLTDAFSSCLIENCEDSSCEYVIMPMRL, from the coding sequence ATGCAATTTAGCATTTCAAGAGAAAATTTATTAAAACCGTTGCAACAAGTATGTGGCGTATTGAGTAATCGCCCAAATATTCCTGTATTAAACAACGTATTGTTGCAAATTGAAGACAATCGTCTGACTATCACTGGTACAGATTTAGAAGTCGAATTATCGAGTCAAACTCAGCTTTCATCGTCTTCTGAAAATGGCACTTTTACCATTCCAGCAAAAAAATTCTTAGATATTTGCCGCACTTTATCTGATGATTCAGAAATCACGGTTACTTTTGAACAAGACCGTGCATTAGTGCAATCGGGGCGTAGTCGTTTTACGCTGACAACCCAACCTGCCGAAGAATATCCAAACCTCACAGATTGGCAGTCTGAAGTGGATTTTCAACTTCCGCAAAATACCTTACGCCGTTTAATTGAAGCCACTCAATTTTCTATGGCAAACCAAGATGCGCGCTATTTCTTAAATGGTATGAAATTTGAAACAGAGGGCAATTTATTGCGAACTGTGGCAACAGATGGTCATAGACTTGCGGTGTGTACCATTTCCCTTGAACAAGAATTACAAAATCATTCTGTGATTTTACCGCGTAAAGGTGTGTTAGAGCTGGTTCGTTTATTAGAAACAAACGATGAACCAGCACGTTTACAAATTGGCACCAACAATTTACGTGTCCATTTAAAAAACACGGTATTTACATCAAAATTAATTGATGGTCGCTTTCCTGACTATCGCCGAGTATTGCCTCGTAATGCCACAAAAATTGTCGAAGGCAATTGGGAAATGCTGAAACAGGCTTTTGTTCGTGCGTCCATTTTATCTAATGAACGAGCGCGCAGCGTGCGTTTAAGCTTAAAGGAAAACCAGCTTAAAATTACTGCCTCAAACACAGAACACGAAGAAGCAGAAGAAATTGTCGATGTCAATTACAATGGCGAAGAATTAGAAGTGGGCTTTAATGTCACCTATATTCTTGATGTGCTGAATGCACTTAAATGTAATCAAGTGCGAATGCGCTTAACTGATGCGTTCTCCAGTTGCTTAATTGAAAACTGTGAAGACAGCAGCTGCGAATACGTCATTATGCCAATGCGTTTATAA
- the recF gene encoding DNA replication/repair protein RecF (All proteins in this family for which functions are known are DNA-binding proteins that assist the filamentation of RecA onto DNA for the initiation of recombination or recombinational repair.), which yields MAISRLLVEKFRNLTAVDLDFDPCFNFLIGNNGSGKTSLLEAIFYLGHGRSFKSAVTNRIISYDEPHFTLFGQIQESQHQWSVGLQKLRQGNTLVKINGEDGNKISDLAHLLPMQLITPEGLTLLNGGPSYRRAFLDWGLFHHQTSFYSAWSNLNRLLKQRNAALAQNQPYSAIKIWDVELAKLAHQVSQWRAEYAEALRPEIEQTCQLFLPELEINVSFHQGWEKNADYYEILQQNFERDRALNYTFSGPQKADFRFKAQGLPVEDVLSRGQLKLLMCVLRLAQGEHLMKEKQRHCIFLIDDFASELDQYKRALLAERLQQSGSQVFVTAITQRQLKEMQVENKKMFSVHNGIINALN from the coding sequence ATGGCGATTTCTCGTTTACTGGTCGAAAAATTTCGTAACTTAACAGCAGTGGATCTTGATTTTGATCCCTGCTTTAACTTTTTAATCGGCAACAACGGCAGCGGAAAAACCAGCTTATTAGAAGCTATTTTTTATCTTGGTCACGGACGTTCATTTAAAAGTGCGGTCACAAACCGCATCATTTCTTACGACGAACCGCACTTTACCCTATTTGGGCAAATCCAAGAAAGCCAACATCAATGGTCTGTTGGCTTACAAAAACTGCGTCAAGGAAACACCTTAGTAAAAATTAACGGCGAAGATGGCAATAAAATTTCCGATCTTGCCCATCTTCTGCCAATGCAATTAATCACGCCAGAGGGCTTAACCTTACTCAACGGCGGGCCAAGTTATCGCCGAGCGTTTTTAGATTGGGGATTATTCCACCACCAAACAAGTTTCTATTCTGCTTGGAGCAATCTCAACCGATTACTTAAACAACGAAATGCCGCACTCGCACAAAATCAGCCTTACTCTGCCATAAAAATTTGGGACGTTGAACTTGCCAAACTTGCCCACCAAGTAAGTCAATGGCGTGCCGAATATGCAGAAGCTCTCCGCCCTGAAATTGAACAAACTTGCCAACTTTTTCTGCCTGAATTAGAAATTAATGTCAGCTTTCATCAGGGGTGGGAAAAAAATGCTGATTATTATGAAATTCTTCAACAAAATTTTGAACGGGATCGTGCCTTAAATTACACCTTTTCTGGCCCTCAAAAAGCGGATTTTCGTTTCAAAGCACAAGGATTGCCTGTTGAAGATGTGCTTTCTCGTGGACAACTTAAACTTTTAATGTGTGTATTAAGACTAGCGCAGGGCGAGCATTTAATGAAAGAAAAGCAACGCCATTGTATTTTTTTAATTGATGATTTTGCCTCGGAATTAGATCAATACAAACGCGCCTTGTTGGCAGAACGATTACAACAAAGCGGTTCGCAAGTATTTGTTACCGCCATCACTCAAAGACAACTAAAAGAAATGCAAGTGGAAAACAAAAAAATGTTTTCTGTCCATAATGGCATCATTAACGCCTTAAATTAA
- a CDS encoding S6 family peptidase, whose protein sequence is MLNKKFKLNFIALTVAYALTPYTEAALVRDDVDYQIFRDFAENKGKFSVGATNVLVKDKNNKDLGTALPNGIPMIDFSVVDVDKRIATLVNPQYVVGVKHVSNGVSELHFGNLNGNMHNGNAKSHRDVSSEENRYYTVEKNEYPTKLNGKAVTTEDQAQKRREDYYMPRLDKFVTEVAPIEASTDSSTAGTYNNKDKYPYFVRLGSGTQFIYENGTRYELWLGKEGQKSDAGGYNLKLVGNAYTYGIAGTPYEVNHENDGLIGFGNSNNVHSDPKGILSQDPLTNYAVLGDSGSPLFVYDREKGKWLFLGSYDFWAGYNKKSWQEWNIYKPEFAEKIYQQYSAGSLIGSKTDYSWSSNGKTSTITGGEKSLNVDLADGKDKPNHGKSVTFEGSGTLTLNNNIDQGAGGLFFEGDYEVKGTSDSTTWKGAGVSVAEGKEVVWKVHNPNSDRLAKIGKGTLIVEGKGENKGLLKVGDGTVILKQKADANNKVQAFSQVGIVSGRSTLVLNDDKQVDPNSIYFGFRGGRLDLNGNSLTFDHIRNIDDGARLVNHNMTNASNITITGTGLITNPSQVTLDYIRPRDEENPYALRRIKDGGQLYLNEENYTYYALRKGAKANLQLPYNDNESNETWLYMGKNSDEAKKKTMEYINNSRMNGFNGYFGEEEGKNNGNLNVTFKGKSEQNRFLLTGGTNLNGELKVEKGTLFLSGRPTPHARDIAGISSTEKDKHFAENNEVVVEDDWINRTFKATTMNVTGNASLYSGRNVESITSNITASKEAKVHIGYKAGDTVCVRSDYTGYVTCTTDKLSDKALNSFNATKVSGNVNLSDNANFVLGKANLFGTIHSTGNSQVNLKENSHWHLTGNSDVHQLDLANGHIHLNAQNDANKVTTYNTLTVNSLSGNGSFYYWVDFTNKKNDKVVVTQSATGNFTLQVADKTGEPNHNELTLFDASKAQRNHLNVSLIGNTVDLGAWKYTLKETDGRYDLYNPEVEKRNQTVDTPNITTPNNIQADAPSVPSNNEEIARVEAPVPPPAPATPSETTKTVSENSPQESETVEKNEQDSTETTAQNREVAKEAKPSVEANTQTNEVAQSGSETEEAQTTETKETATVEKEEKAKVETETAKVETETAKVETETAKVETEKTQEAPKVASQTSPKQEQSETVQPQAELESEKVPTVKNAEEVQAQLQTQPSATVSTEQPAKETSSNVEQPAPENSINTGSATAMTETAEKSDKPQMETVTENDRQPEANTVADNSVANNSESSESKSRRRRSVSQPKETSTEETTVTSTDKTTVADNSKSSKPNRRHRRSVSQPQETSTEKTTVADNSESNKTNSRRRSRRNVSSEPTVTSDSDRSAVPLRDLTSTNTNAVISDARAKAQFVALNVGKAVSQHISQLEMNNEGQYNVWVSNTSMNKNYSSEQYRRFSSKSTQTQLGWDQTISNNVQLGGVFTYVRNSNNFDKASSKNTLAQVNFYSKYYADNHWYLAVDLGYGNFQSNLQTNHNAKFARHTAQFGLTAGKAFNLGNFAVKPTVGVRYSYLSNANFALDQDRIKVNPISVKTAFAQVDLSYTYHLGEFSITPILSARYDANQGSGKINVDRYDFAYNVENQQQYNAGLKLKYHNVKLSLIGGLTKAKQAEKQKTAEVKLSFSF, encoded by the coding sequence ATGCTAAATAAAAAATTCAAACTCAATTTTATTGCACTTACTGTCGCCTACGCATTAACCCCTTATACAGAAGCCGCGTTAGTGAGAGACGATGTGGATTATCAAATATTTCGTGATTTTGCAGAGAATAAAGGGAAGTTTTCTGTTGGTGCAACAAATGTGCTGGTAAAGGATAAAAATAATAAAGATTTGGGCACTGCCTTACCTAACGGTATTCCGATGATTGATTTTAGTGTGGTGGATGTAGATAAGAGAATTGCCACGTTGGTAAATCCACAATATGTAGTAGGCGTAAAACACGTTAGTAACGGCGTGAGTGAACTACATTTTGGGAACTTAAATGGCAATATGCATAATGGCAATGCCAAATCGCACCGAGATGTATCCTCTGAAGAAAACCGATATTACACCGTTGAAAAAAACGAGTATCCAACTAAATTAAATGGAAAAGCAGTAACTACTGAAGATCAAGCTCAAAAACGCCGTGAAGATTATTATATGCCACGTCTTGATAAATTTGTTACCGAAGTTGCACCAATAGAGGCTTCAACTGATAGTAGTACAGCGGGGACATATAATAATAAAGATAAATATCCTTACTTTGTAAGACTTGGTAGTGGTACTCAATTTATTTATGAAAATGGAACACGCTATGAATTATGGTTAGGTAAAGAAGGGCAGAAAAGCGATGCGGGCGGCTATAATCTTAAATTAGTTGGTAATGCTTATACCTATGGTATTGCAGGTACGCCTTATGAAGTAAATCACGAGAACGATGGGCTTATCGGCTTTGGAAACTCAAACAATGTACACAGCGATCCAAAAGGAATATTATCTCAAGATCCGCTTACCAATTACGCTGTTTTAGGCGACAGTGGCTCCCCATTATTTGTATATGATAGAGAAAAAGGTAAATGGCTTTTTCTTGGCAGTTATGATTTTTGGGCAGGTTATAACAAAAAATCTTGGCAGGAATGGAATATCTATAAACCTGAATTTGCAGAAAAAATTTATCAACAATATAGTGCAGGTTCTTTAATTGGTTCCAAGACAGATTATAGTTGGTCTTCTAATGGCAAGACAAGTACAATTACGGGAGGGGAGAAATCTTTAAATGTTGATTTAGCTGACGGAAAAGATAAACCTAATCACGGGAAAAGTGTTACATTTGAAGGGAGTGGAACGCTTACCTTAAATAATAATATCGATCAAGGTGCAGGCGGATTATTCTTTGAAGGAGATTATGAAGTTAAAGGCACTTCTGATAGTACCACTTGGAAAGGAGCTGGCGTTTCTGTTGCAGAAGGAAAAGAAGTTGTCTGGAAAGTACATAATCCAAACTCTGACCGCTTAGCAAAAATTGGTAAAGGGACATTGATTGTTGAAGGAAAGGGCGAAAATAAAGGATTGCTTAAAGTTGGCGATGGTACTGTTATCTTAAAACAGAAAGCTGATGCCAATAATAAAGTTCAAGCCTTTTCACAAGTAGGTATAGTGAGTGGTCGCTCAACCCTTGTGCTTAATGATGATAAACAAGTAGATCCAAATTCAATTTACTTTGGCTTTAGAGGCGGTCGATTAGATTTAAACGGTAATTCACTAACCTTTGACCACATCAGAAATATTGATGATGGGGCAAGACTAGTTAATCATAATATGACTAATGCCTCAAATATAACGATTACTGGGACAGGATTAATTACAAATCCAAGTCAAGTCACTCTAGATTATATACGCCCACGAGATGAAGAAAATCCTTATGCCCTTCGACGGATTAAAGATGGGGGACAGCTCTATTTAAATGAGGAAAACTACACTTATTATGCGTTAAGAAAAGGTGCTAAGGCTAATTTACAACTTCCTTATAATGACAATGAAAGCAATGAAACTTGGTTATATATGGGTAAAAATTCCGATGAAGCCAAAAAGAAAACGATGGAATACATCAATAATAGCCGTATGAATGGCTTTAACGGTTATTTTGGCGAGGAAGAGGGTAAAAATAACGGTAATCTAAATGTGACTTTTAAAGGCAAAAGTGAGCAAAATCGCTTTTTATTAACAGGCGGTACAAACCTTAACGGTGAATTAAAAGTTGAAAAAGGCACATTATTCCTTTCTGGCAGACCAACACCGCACGCAAGAGATATTGCGGGTATTTCTTCAACAGAAAAAGATAAACACTTTGCTGAAAATAATGAAGTGGTAGTAGAAGATGACTGGATTAACCGCACTTTTAAAGCAACCACAATGAACGTGACTGGCAATGCCTCACTTTATTCAGGTCGCAATGTTGAAAGCATTACTTCAAATATCACAGCTTCTAAGGAAGCAAAAGTGCATATTGGCTATAAAGCAGGCGATACCGTTTGTGTACGTTCTGACTATACGGGCTATGTGACTTGTACTACTGACAAGTTATCCGATAAAGCCCTTAATAGCTTTAACGCCACCAAGGTATCTGGCAATGTAAATTTATCAGATAATGCAAACTTTGTCTTAGGCAAAGCCAATTTATTCGGCACAATTCACAGCACGGGAAATAGCCAAGTCAATTTAAAAGAAAATAGCCATTGGCATTTAACAGGAAATAGTGATGTTCATCAATTAGATCTAGCAAATGGGCATATTCATTTAAATGCACAAAACGATGCAAATAAAGTAACTACATATAACACGCTGACTGTGAATAGCTTATCAGGTAATGGTTCTTTCTATTATTGGGTTGATTTTACCAATAAGAAAAATGACAAAGTTGTTGTAACCCAATCCGCCACAGGTAACTTTACATTACAAGTAGCAGATAAAACAGGCGAGCCAAATCATAATGAACTCACGCTTTTTGATGCTTCAAAAGCTCAAAGAAATCATTTGAATGTGTCATTAATTGGGAATACCGTTGATTTAGGTGCTTGGAAATATACGTTGAAAGAAACTGATGGACGTTACGATTTGTATAACCCCGAGGTGGAAAAAAGAAACCAAACTGTCGATACACCAAATATCACAACACCTAATAATATTCAAGCTGATGCACCTAGTGTACCAAGTAACAATGAAGAAATAGCCCGTGTTGAAGCACCAGTTCCACCACCTGCGCCTGCTACACCATCAGAGACAACTAAAACAGTGTCAGAAAATAGTCCGCAAGAAAGTGAAACCGTAGAGAAAAACGAGCAAGACTCAACCGAGACAACAGCTCAAAATAGAGAAGTTGCAAAAGAAGCTAAACCAAGTGTAGAAGCTAACACTCAAACAAATGAAGTGGCTCAAAGTGGAAGTGAAACCGAGGAAGCTCAAACGACTGAAACAAAAGAAACAGCTACGGTAGAAAAAGAGGAAAAGGCTAAAGTAGAAACAGAAACGGCTAAAGTAGAAACAGAAACGGCTAAAGTAGAAACAGAAACGGCTAAAGTAGAAACAGAGAAAACTCAAGAAGCCCCTAAAGTTGCTTCTCAAACGTCTCCGAAACAGGAACAGTCTGAAACTGTTCAACCGCAAGCAGAGCTTGAAAGTGAAAAGGTTCCGACTGTTAAGAATGCAGAAGAAGTTCAAGCTCAACTGCAAACACAACCAAGTGCAACAGTAAGCACTGAACAACCTGCGAAAGAGACTAGCTCAAATGTTGAACAACCTGCACCAGAGAATTCAATAAATACTGGATCTGCAACCGCAATGACAGAAACTGCTGAAAAATCCGATAAACCACAAATGGAAACTGTGACCGAAAATGATCGTCAGCCTGAAGCTAATACTGTTGCGGATAATTCTGTAGCAAATAATTCAGAAAGCAGTGAGTCAAAGAGTAGACGTAGAAGAAGTGTTAGCCAGCCTAAAGAGACTTCTACTGAAGAAACAACAGTAACTTCTACTGACAAAACAACAGTAGCTGATAATTCAAAAAGCAGTAAGCCAAATCGTAGACATAGAAGAAGTGTTAGCCAGCCTCAAGAGACTTCTACTGAAAAAACAACAGTAGCTGATAATTCAGAAAGTAATAAGACAAATAGTAGACGTAGAAGTAGAAGAAATGTTAGCTCGGAACCAACTGTTACAAGTGACAGCGATCGTTCTGCAGTACCATTGCGCGATCTCACAAGTACAAACACAAATGCGGTAATTTCTGATGCAAGGGCAAAAGCACAATTTGTTGCATTAAATGTAGGGAAAGCAGTTTCTCAACATATTAGCCAGTTAGAAATGAATAACGAGGGGCAATATAACGTTTGGGTATCTAATACTTCAATGAACAAAAATTATTCCTCAGAGCAATATCGTCGTTTTAGTTCTAAAAGTACGCAAACTCAACTTGGTTGGGATCAAACAATCTCAAACAATGTTCAGTTAGGTGGCGTGTTTACTTATGTTCGCAATAGTAACAACTTTGATAAGGCAAGCAGTAAAAATACTCTAGCACAAGTTAATTTCTATTCTAAATATTATGCGGATAATCATTGGTATTTAGCGGTGGATTTAGGCTATGGTAATTTCCAAAGCAACTTACAAACTAATCATAATGCGAAATTTGCTCGCCATACTGCACAATTTGGTTTAACCGCAGGCAAAGCATTTAATCTTGGCAATTTTGCTGTTAAACCAACTGTAGGGGTTCGTTATAGTTACTTATCAAACGCTAATTTTGCATTAGATCAAGATCGCATTAAAGTAAATCCAATATCTGTCAAAACAGCCTTTGCTCAAGTTGATTTAAGTTATACTTATCACTTAGGCGAGTTTTCCATTACGCCAATTTTGTCTGCTCGATATGATGCAAATCAAGGCAGCGGCAAAATTAATGTAGATAGATATGATTTTGCTTACAACGTGGAAAATCAACAGCAATATAACGCGGGACTTAAATTGAAATATCATAATGTGAAATTAAGTCTAATCGGTGGATTAACAAAAGCAAAACAAGCGGAAAAACAAAAAACAGCGGAAGTGAAACTAAGTTTTAGTTTTTAA
- the leuD gene encoding 3-isopropylmalate dehydratase small subunit, producing MAGFKQLSGLVVPLDAANVDTDAIIPKQFLQAITRVGFGKHLFHEWRYLDVDGTKPNPEFVLNYPRYQGATILLARKNLGCGSSREHAPWALADYGFKVMIAPSFADIFYNNSLNNHMLPIRLSEEEVEEIFQWVWANDGKQIHVDLEAMTVTVGDKVYHFELDEFRRHCLLNGLDNIGLTLQHEDKISAYEKNIPAFLR from the coding sequence ATGGCAGGATTTAAACAACTTTCAGGCTTAGTCGTTCCATTGGATGCGGCGAATGTAGATACTGATGCAATTATTCCAAAACAATTTTTACAAGCCATCACTCGCGTAGGTTTCGGCAAACATTTATTCCACGAATGGCGTTATTTAGATGTGGACGGCACTAAGCCAAATCCAGAATTTGTCTTGAATTATCCACGATATCAAGGTGCGACGATTTTGCTCGCACGTAAAAATCTTGGTTGTGGTTCTTCTCGTGAACATGCCCCTTGGGCATTAGCAGACTACGGCTTTAAAGTAATGATCGCCCCAAGTTTTGCAGATATTTTCTATAACAACAGCTTAAACAACCACATGTTACCGATTCGTTTAAGCGAAGAAGAAGTAGAAGAAATCTTCCAATGGGTATGGGCAAATGATGGCAAACAAATCCACGTAGATTTAGAAGCGATGACGGTCACTGTAGGGGATAAAGTTTATCACTTTGAACTGGATGAATTCCGCCGTCATTGTTTGCTAAACGGTTTAGATAATATCGGCTTAACTCTACAGCACGAAGACAAAATCTCAGCATACGAAAAAAATATTCCAGCGTTTTTACGTTAA
- the leuC gene encoding 3-isopropylmalate dehydratase large subunit, with the protein MAKTLYEKLFDSHIVYEAEGETPILYINRHLIHEVTSPQAFDGLRVANRQVRQVNKTFGTMDHSISTQVRDVNKLEGQAKIQVLELDKNTKATGIKLFDITTKEQGIVHVMGPEQGLTLPGMTIVCGDSHTATHGAFGALAFGIGTSEVEHVLATQTLKQARAKSMKIEVRGKVASGITAKDIILAIIGKTTMAGGTGHVVEFCGEAIRDLSMEGRMTVCNMAIEMGAKAGLIAPDETTFAYLKDRPHAPKGKDWDDAVAYWKTLKSDDDAQFDTVVTLEAKDIAPQVTWGTNPGQVISVNETIPNPQEMADPVQRASAEKALHYIGLEAGTNLKDIKVDQVFIGSCTNSRIEDLRAAAAVMKGRKKADNVKRILVVPGSGLVKEQAEKEGLDKIFIAAGAEWRNPGCSMCLGMNDDRLGEWERCASTSNRNFEGRQGRNGRTHLVSPAMAAAAGMFGKFVDIREVALN; encoded by the coding sequence ATGGCAAAAACACTTTACGAAAAATTATTTGATTCACACATTGTGTATGAAGCAGAGGGCGAAACGCCGATTTTGTATATCAACCGTCATTTGATTCACGAAGTAACCAGCCCGCAGGCCTTTGATGGGTTACGCGTCGCAAATCGCCAAGTACGTCAAGTAAACAAAACTTTCGGCACAATGGATCACAGCATTTCTACTCAAGTACGAGACGTCAATAAACTTGAAGGTCAAGCGAAAATTCAAGTGTTAGAATTGGATAAAAATACCAAAGCAACAGGTATTAAATTATTTGATATAACAACCAAAGAGCAAGGCATTGTACACGTTATGGGGCCTGAACAAGGTTTAACCTTACCGGGTATGACAATTGTTTGTGGCGATTCACACACCGCAACGCACGGTGCATTTGGTGCCTTGGCTTTTGGTATTGGTACTTCTGAAGTAGAACACGTATTAGCCACTCAAACTTTAAAACAGGCTCGCGCAAAAAGTATGAAAATTGAAGTGCGTGGTAAAGTCGCATCAGGTATTACGGCAAAAGATATTATTCTTGCCATTATCGGTAAAACCACTATGGCAGGCGGAACAGGACACGTTGTAGAATTCTGCGGCGAAGCGATCCGAGACCTTTCTATGGAGGGGCGTATGACTGTATGTAATATGGCGATTGAAATGGGTGCAAAAGCAGGCTTGATTGCACCAGATGAAACCACATTTGCATATTTGAAAGATCGTCCACACGCGCCGAAAGGCAAGGATTGGGATGATGCGGTTGCTTATTGGAAAACCTTAAAATCTGACGATGATGCACAATTTGACACTGTGGTAACGCTAGAAGCAAAAGACATCGCACCACAAGTCACTTGGGGGACAAACCCAGGGCAGGTAATTTCTGTGAATGAAACCATACCAAATCCGCAAGAAATGGCAGATCCTGTACAACGTGCTTCGGCAGAAAAAGCCTTACATTATATTGGCTTGGAAGCTGGCACTAATTTAAAAGATATTAAAGTTGATCAAGTATTTATCGGATCTTGCACCAACTCGCGTATTGAAGATTTACGCGCAGCAGCGGCTGTAATGAAAGGTCGTAAAAAAGCGGATAATGTAAAACGTATTTTAGTAGTACCGGGTTCTGGCTTAGTGAAAGAACAAGCGGAAAAAGAGGGCTTGGATAAAATCTTTATTGCCGCAGGTGCAGAATGGCGTAATCCAGGTTGTTCAATGTGCTTAGGAATGAACGACGACCGTTTAGGCGAATGGGAACGCTGTGCTTCCACGTCAAACCGTAACTTTGAAGGGCGTCAAGGTCGTAATGGGCGTACCCATTTAGTAAGTCCTGCAATGGCAGCGGCGGCAGGAATGTTCGGTAAATTTGTTGATATTCGTGAAGTGGCATTAAATTAA
- the leuB gene encoding 3-isopropylmalate dehydrogenase: MQSYNIAVLAGDGIGPEVMAEAIKVLNKVQEKFGFKLNFNEFFVGGAAIDHCGYPLPAETLKGCDEADAILFGSVGGPKWTNLPPDQQPERGALLPLRKYFKLFCNLRPATLYKGLEKFCPLRADIAAKGFDMVVVRELTGGIYFGQPKGREGDGTQTKAFDTEVYYKYEIERIARAAFDAAMKRNKKVTSVDKANVLQSSILWRETVTEMAKDYPEVTLEHIYIDNATMQLIKAPESFDVLLCSNIFGDIISDEAAMITGSMGMLPSASLNEEGFGLYEPAGGSAPDIAGKGIANPIAQILSAAMMLRYSFNLNEAADAIESAVQKVLASGHRTADLADDSTPVSTAEMGTLITQAI, from the coding sequence ATGCAATCATACAATATAGCAGTATTAGCAGGCGATGGTATCGGCCCCGAAGTAATGGCTGAAGCCATTAAAGTATTAAACAAAGTTCAAGAAAAATTTGGTTTTAAACTTAACTTTAACGAGTTTTTTGTGGGCGGTGCTGCCATTGATCATTGCGGTTATCCATTACCAGCAGAAACCTTAAAAGGCTGTGATGAAGCGGATGCGATTTTGTTTGGCTCTGTGGGCGGCCCTAAATGGACAAATTTACCGCCAGATCAACAGCCAGAACGTGGTGCATTATTGCCTTTGCGTAAATATTTCAAATTATTCTGTAATCTTCGCCCTGCTACCCTTTATAAAGGACTCGAAAAATTCTGTCCATTACGTGCAGATATTGCCGCAAAAGGCTTTGATATGGTGGTAGTACGTGAATTAACGGGCGGAATTTATTTTGGTCAGCCTAAAGGCCGTGAGGGGGATGGTACACAAACCAAAGCATTTGATACCGAAGTGTATTACAAATATGAAATCGAACGCATTGCACGTGCGGCTTTTGATGCAGCAATGAAACGCAATAAAAAAGTCACTTCTGTGGATAAAGCTAACGTATTACAGTCTTCTATTTTATGGCGTGAAACCGTGACAGAAATGGCAAAAGACTATCCAGAAGTGACTTTAGAGCATATCTATATCGATAACGCCACAATGCAATTAATCAAGGCACCAGAATCTTTTGATGTTTTACTTTGCTCTAACATTTTCGGCGATATTATTTCTGACGAAGCGGCTATGATCACAGGTTCTATGGGAATGTTGCCATCTGCAAGCCTCAACGAAGAAGGTTTTGGTTTATACGAGCCTGCTGGTGGTTCTGCCCCTGATATTGCAGGCAAAGGCATTGCCAACCCAATCGCACAAATTCTTTCTGCCGCGATGATGTTGCGTTACAGCTTCAACTTAAATGAAGCAGCAGATGCTATTGAAAGTGCGGTTCAAAAAGTCTTGGCAAGTGGTCATCGCACCGCTGATTTAGCAGATGATTCCACACCAGTTTCAACGGCAGAAATGGGTACATTGATTACACAAGCAATTTAA